One window from the genome of Candidatus Polarisedimenticolaceae bacterium encodes:
- a CDS encoding class I SAM-dependent methyltransferase — MDPTRRFTDRVDDYVRFRPGYPDAVLDVLAAECGLVPGAVVADVGAGTGQLTRLLVARGCRVFAVEPNDAMRAALAKAFGRVRGVEAVEGRAEATGLPDRSVDVVTAAQAFHWFDVAGARAEFRRILRPGGGLALVWNIRDVDASPFMRDYEELVQRFSIDLEASRRVHGKPEDVAAFFGDVTASVRRLPHAQVFDFEGLRGRLLSSSYAPAAGHPRHEAMLEALRGLYEAHAEQGRVRFAYSTEVWCART, encoded by the coding sequence ATGGACCCCACACGACGCTTCACCGATCGGGTGGACGATTACGTCCGGTTCCGGCCGGGTTACCCCGACGCCGTCCTCGACGTTCTCGCGGCGGAGTGCGGCCTCGTCCCCGGCGCCGTCGTCGCCGACGTGGGCGCCGGGACCGGCCAACTCACGCGCCTGCTGGTCGCGCGCGGCTGCCGCGTCTTCGCGGTCGAGCCCAACGACGCGATGCGCGCCGCCCTCGCGAAGGCGTTCGGGCGCGTCCGCGGAGTGGAGGCGGTCGAGGGACGGGCGGAGGCGACGGGGCTTCCCGACCGATCGGTCGACGTCGTCACCGCCGCCCAGGCGTTCCACTGGTTCGACGTCGCGGGGGCGCGGGCGGAGTTCCGCCGGATCCTCCGGCCCGGCGGGGGCCTGGCCCTCGTCTGGAACATCAGAGACGTCGACGCCTCCCCCTTCATGCGCGACTACGAGGAGCTGGTCCAGCGCTTCTCGATCGACCTCGAGGCCTCGCGACGCGTCCACGGGAAGCCCGAGGACGTCGCCGCCTTCTTCGGCGACGTGACGGCGAGCGTCCGGAGGCTCCCCCATGCGCAGGTCTTCGACTTCGAGGGCCTCAGGGGACGGCTGCTCTCGTCGTCGTACGCCCCGGCGGCGGGACATCCGCGGCACGAGGCGATGCTCGAGGCGCTGCGCGGACTTTACGAGGCGCACGCCGAGCAGGGACGGGTCCGGTTCGCCTACTCCACCGAGGTCTGGTGCGCGCGGACCTGA
- a CDS encoding glutamate-cysteine ligase family protein: MPHVDRRPLPFGRLVEYFREAFKPSERRRVGMELEKMGVDASTRRPIPYEGTRASVRSVLEFLIRRRGGDPVFEGDHLIGIEAPWGAISLEPGGQVEWSSRPADDLDTLARELDAHLAAMREAGEALGIAWLDSGVNPETPVAAMPWMPKARYGIMRDHLGARGRLAHRMMTQTASIQCAFDFSSEEDWIRKFRAAALMAPLATALFANSSRADGRETGFRSFRQAIWRETDAARCGLPSVVFEPGFDLERWTAWAAKVPTIFFRRGGGLVASHGEPFEVLAGRCGCDAVTIDDWELHLSTIFTEVRSYSYLEARTADLQPDPLALAVPAFWAGLLYDGESLDRALALGAAWDGHDPWRGAMELAAREALEAPSLREAAAAALGLAARGLQRGAAGPAGTGLAALDRLAAHHALAVPEGTP; the protein is encoded by the coding sequence ATGCCCCACGTCGATCGCCGCCCCCTCCCGTTCGGCCGCCTCGTCGAGTATTTCCGCGAGGCGTTCAAGCCCTCCGAGCGACGCCGCGTGGGGATGGAGCTCGAGAAGATGGGGGTCGACGCTTCGACGCGTCGTCCCATTCCCTACGAAGGCACGCGGGCGAGCGTCCGTTCGGTCCTCGAGTTCCTGATCCGGCGTCGCGGGGGCGATCCGGTCTTCGAGGGGGACCACCTCATCGGCATCGAGGCCCCGTGGGGAGCGATCTCCCTCGAGCCGGGGGGGCAGGTCGAGTGGTCCTCGCGACCCGCCGACGACCTCGATACCCTCGCCCGCGAGCTGGACGCGCACCTCGCCGCGATGCGCGAGGCGGGAGAGGCGCTGGGAATCGCGTGGCTCGACTCCGGGGTCAACCCCGAGACCCCCGTCGCGGCGATGCCCTGGATGCCCAAGGCCCGCTACGGGATCATGCGCGACCATCTGGGGGCCCGCGGGCGCCTCGCCCACAGGATGATGACCCAGACGGCGAGCATCCAGTGCGCCTTCGATTTCTCCTCGGAGGAGGACTGGATCCGCAAGTTCCGCGCGGCGGCGCTCATGGCGCCGCTGGCGACCGCCCTCTTCGCGAACTCGTCCCGCGCGGACGGGCGGGAGACCGGCTTCCGCTCGTTCCGTCAGGCGATCTGGCGCGAAACCGACGCCGCGCGCTGCGGCCTTCCCTCGGTCGTCTTCGAGCCGGGGTTCGACCTCGAGCGATGGACGGCGTGGGCCGCCAAGGTCCCCACGATCTTCTTCCGCCGCGGCGGCGGGCTCGTCGCCTCGCACGGCGAGCCGTTCGAGGTCCTCGCGGGCCGCTGCGGGTGCGACGCGGTGACGATCGACGATTGGGAGCTCCACCTCTCGACGATCTTCACCGAGGTGCGCAGCTACTCCTACCTCGAGGCCCGGACCGCCGACCTCCAGCCCGACCCGCTCGCCCTCGCGGTCCCCGCGTTCTGGGCGGGGCTGCTGTACGACGGCGAGTCCCTCGACCGGGCGCTCGCCCTCGGGGCCGCCTGGGACGGGCACGACCCGTGGCGGGGCGCGATGGAGCTCGCCGCGCGGGAGGCGCTCGAGGCCCCTTCGCTTCGAGAGGCCGCCGCGGCGGCGCTGGGGCTCGCCGCGCGGGGTCTGCAGCGCGGCGCCGCGGGGCCGGCGGGTACGGGGCTCGCGGCGCTCGACCGACTCGCCGCGCACCATGCCCTCGCGGTCCCGGAGGGAACCCCTTGA
- a CDS encoding PhzF family phenazine biosynthesis protein: protein MRYRFYTTDVFTDRVFGGNPLVVFPDAGGLATETMQRIAGEFGVSETVFVFPPEQAGHTRRLRIFTPGTELPFAGHPTIGTAYVLARTGHIALRGDATRVIFEEGVGPVPVSILWKQGTVAGARMTAPQLPILGPAPPPLSAIAHVLSLDPHDLRADDYRPEAVSCGVPFLFVPLRGRDALRRARIDPARWDHVMRSWWAPSIYALCFLPDGAEASLSARMFAPGLGVVEDPATGAAVSALAGYLAPRDRSGDGKLQWRIEQGVDMGRPSRLDLEAERSADALVEVRVGGAAVMVSSGEMEVPG, encoded by the coding sequence ATGCGCTACCGCTTCTACACGACGGACGTGTTCACCGACCGCGTGTTCGGGGGCAACCCCCTCGTCGTCTTCCCCGACGCGGGAGGGCTTGCGACCGAGACCATGCAGCGGATCGCGGGGGAGTTCGGCGTCTCGGAGACGGTCTTCGTGTTCCCCCCGGAACAGGCCGGTCACACGCGCCGGCTGCGCATCTTCACCCCCGGGACCGAGCTCCCCTTCGCCGGACACCCCACGATTGGAACCGCCTACGTCCTGGCGCGCACGGGGCACATCGCCCTGCGCGGGGACGCGACGCGCGTGATCTTCGAGGAGGGCGTCGGCCCCGTGCCCGTGTCGATCCTCTGGAAGCAGGGGACGGTCGCCGGCGCGCGCATGACCGCGCCGCAGCTGCCGATCCTCGGGCCGGCGCCCCCGCCGCTCTCGGCGATCGCGCACGTGTTGTCCCTCGATCCGCACGACCTGCGCGCCGACGACTACCGCCCGGAGGCGGTCTCGTGCGGCGTGCCGTTCCTGTTCGTCCCCTTGCGCGGCCGCGACGCATTGCGCCGGGCGCGGATCGATCCCGCGCGCTGGGACCACGTCATGCGGTCCTGGTGGGCGCCGTCGATCTACGCCCTCTGCTTCCTCCCCGACGGGGCGGAGGCGAGCCTGTCCGCACGCATGTTCGCCCCCGGACTCGGCGTCGTCGAGGACCCCGCGACCGGTGCCGCCGTCTCCGCCCTCGCCGGTTATCTCGCGCCGCGGGACCGATCCGGGGACGGGAAGCTCCAGTGGAGGATCGAACAGGGGGTGGACATGGGGCGCCCGAGCCGGCTCGACCTCGAGGCCGAGCGGAGCGCCGACGCGCTCGTGGAAGTCCGCGTCGGCGGGGCCGCGGTGATGGTGAGCTCGGGGGAGATGGAGGTGCCGGGGTGA
- a CDS encoding argininosuccinate synthase domain-containing protein, protein MRVVLAFSGGLDTSFCVPWLEETLGAEVVTVFVNTGGADRAALDQVAAQSKALGAARHVEIDARRAVYDHHVAWLIRGNVLRGEVYPMCVGAERTRQAIEVARVAREIGADAVAHGSTGAGNDQIRFDVVLRVLLPETTILAPIRDHTITREQATAWMRERRLPVPEGSARYSVNRGLWGTTYGGSWTHDPWAAPPEDAWGPTSPAPEARDLVIGWVGGLPVSIDGTPISGFEAIEAVGEIARAYALGRGIHLGETVLGIKGRVAFEAGAPLVLIAAHRELEKLVLTRWQLFWKDHLGRFYGERLHEGQHLDPVMRDIEAMMLSSQRHVAGETRVRLEAGRFQVTGVRSPHALLRDAAGRYGELPSLWTGEDAKAFAKIAAIPSMLATAQEEKRPW, encoded by the coding sequence GTGCGGGTCGTTCTCGCGTTCTCGGGTGGGCTCGACACCTCGTTCTGCGTCCCCTGGCTCGAGGAGACGCTCGGGGCGGAGGTCGTCACCGTCTTCGTGAACACCGGCGGCGCCGACCGCGCCGCCCTCGATCAGGTCGCCGCCCAGTCCAAGGCGCTCGGCGCCGCCCGCCACGTCGAGATCGACGCACGCCGGGCGGTCTACGACCACCACGTCGCGTGGCTGATCCGCGGAAACGTCCTGCGCGGCGAGGTCTACCCGATGTGCGTCGGCGCCGAGCGCACGCGCCAGGCGATCGAGGTCGCCCGCGTCGCGAGGGAGATCGGCGCCGACGCGGTCGCCCACGGCTCGACGGGGGCGGGGAACGACCAGATCCGCTTCGACGTGGTCCTGCGCGTCCTCCTCCCCGAAACGACGATCCTGGCGCCGATCCGCGACCACACGATCACCCGCGAGCAGGCGACGGCGTGGATGCGCGAGCGCCGCCTCCCGGTCCCCGAGGGATCCGCCCGTTACTCGGTGAATCGCGGCCTCTGGGGGACGACCTACGGAGGCTCCTGGACGCACGATCCCTGGGCCGCACCACCCGAGGACGCGTGGGGACCGACCTCCCCCGCCCCCGAGGCCCGCGATCTCGTGATCGGCTGGGTCGGGGGGCTCCCGGTCTCCATCGACGGGACGCCGATCTCCGGGTTCGAGGCGATCGAGGCGGTCGGTGAGATCGCTCGCGCCTACGCCCTCGGCCGCGGGATCCACCTCGGGGAGACGGTGCTCGGCATCAAGGGGCGCGTCGCCTTCGAGGCCGGAGCACCCCTCGTGCTCATCGCCGCCCACCGCGAGCTCGAGAAGCTGGTCCTGACCCGGTGGCAGCTGTTCTGGAAGGATCACCTCGGCCGTTTCTACGGCGAGCGCCTCCACGAGGGGCAGCACCTCGATCCCGTCATGCGCGACATCGAGGCGATGATGCTCTCGTCCCAGCGCCACGTCGCCGGCGAGACGCGCGTGCGCCTGGAGGCCGGTCGTTTCCAGGTCACCGGGGTGCGCAGCCCCCACGCGCTCCTGCGCGACGCCGCGGGGCGTTACGGCGAGCTCCCCTCCCTCTGGACCGGCGAGGACGCGAAGGCGTTCGCGAAGATCGCCGCGATCCCCTCGATGCTCGCGACCGCGCAGGAGGAGAAGCGGCCGTGGTGA
- the argH gene encoding argininosuccinate lyase has product MKTLWVQGKGLDPKVAAYTASDDRAWDARLLRWDIVGSLAHADGLRAIGILGPGEHARLRAALRAALRDAEAGRLKVTARDEDVHTAVERRLTERLGPLGAKIHTGRSRNDQVLVDLRLYAKDALMAVETAALDAADALAAFARRHARVVFPGYTHQRRAMPQTTGLWAAGHAEGILDDLRALDAALDLYDRSPLGSAAGYGVPLELPREKVARALGFAGVQRHVTSVQSSRGKHDALALAALWALGSTLGKLSWDVILFTSEEFGYLILDPTLATGSSIMPQKKNPDLFELTRAREGLLAGTLAQAIAIAGKLPSGYHRDLQMLKAPLMTGLDHAEAMAAIVAFAVARLGVHRERCAAALDAGTYATHAAYARVRDGEPFRMAYRAVAEAIARGEDLPRRGSTAPLDLKGLRADLASARRRLDARRRRFDRAIARLTGGR; this is encoded by the coding sequence ATGAAGACGCTCTGGGTCCAGGGGAAGGGGCTCGACCCGAAGGTCGCCGCCTACACCGCCTCCGACGACCGCGCCTGGGACGCGCGCCTGCTCCGATGGGACATCGTCGGCTCCCTCGCCCACGCCGACGGGCTGCGCGCGATCGGGATCCTAGGTCCCGGAGAGCACGCGCGCCTGCGGGCGGCGCTGCGCGCCGCGCTGAGGGACGCCGAGGCGGGGCGCCTGAAGGTCACCGCCCGCGACGAGGACGTGCACACCGCCGTCGAGCGGCGCCTCACCGAGCGGCTCGGTCCCCTCGGCGCGAAGATCCACACCGGCCGGTCGCGCAACGACCAGGTCCTCGTCGATCTGCGCCTGTACGCGAAGGACGCCCTGATGGCGGTCGAAACGGCCGCCCTCGACGCGGCCGACGCCCTCGCCGCCTTCGCCCGGCGGCATGCCCGCGTCGTGTTCCCCGGGTATACCCACCAGCGGCGCGCCATGCCGCAGACGACGGGGTTGTGGGCGGCGGGGCACGCCGAAGGGATCCTCGACGACCTGCGCGCCCTCGACGCCGCCCTCGACCTCTACGACCGATCCCCCCTCGGGAGCGCGGCGGGATACGGCGTCCCCCTCGAGCTCCCCCGCGAGAAGGTCGCCCGCGCCCTCGGGTTCGCGGGGGTGCAGCGCCACGTCACCTCGGTGCAGTCCTCGCGAGGCAAACACGACGCCCTGGCCCTCGCGGCGTTGTGGGCGCTCGGCTCGACCCTCGGGAAACTCTCCTGGGACGTGATCCTCTTCACCTCGGAGGAGTTCGGCTACCTGATCCTCGACCCGACCCTCGCCACCGGCTCGAGCATCATGCCGCAGAAGAAGAACCCCGATCTCTTCGAGCTCACCCGGGCTCGCGAGGGCCTCCTCGCCGGGACGCTCGCGCAGGCGATCGCGATCGCCGGGAAGCTCCCGAGCGGTTACCACCGCGACCTGCAGATGCTCAAGGCGCCCCTGATGACGGGGCTCGATCACGCGGAGGCGATGGCGGCGATCGTCGCGTTCGCCGTTGCGCGCCTGGGCGTGCACCGGGAACGCTGCGCCGCCGCCCTCGACGCGGGGACGTACGCGACCCACGCCGCCTACGCCCGCGTGCGCGACGGCGAGCCGTTCCGCATGGCCTACCGCGCCGTCGCCGAGGCGATCGCCCGCGGCGAGGACCTCCCCCGCCGCGGTTCCACCGCGCCGCTGGACCTGAAGGGGCTTCGCGCCGATCTCGCCTCGGCCCGACGCCGTCTCGACGCGCGCCGGCGCCGCTTCGACCGCGCGATCGCCCGCCTGACGGGAGGCCGCTGA
- a CDS encoding nucleotidyltransferase family protein, with protein sequence MTGAIVLAAGASSRMGRPKALLPVEGTTFLGHVLATLRAAGVSTVRVVLGQHADEIRQHAALRTDVVVINPTPEAGMLSSVRHGVRALPEEVDAFLLWPVDHPTVMPDTVRKLVAAFREGGAPIVVPVHAGRRGHPVLFAARLKDELLRAPDSVGARAVVVAHEDGLRAVEVHDPGVLADVDTPEAYARIVGKPLP encoded by the coding sequence TTGACCGGGGCGATCGTGCTCGCGGCGGGTGCGTCGAGCCGGATGGGCCGGCCGAAGGCGCTCCTGCCGGTCGAGGGGACGACGTTCCTCGGTCACGTGCTCGCGACCCTGCGCGCGGCGGGCGTCTCCACGGTACGCGTGGTGCTCGGGCAGCACGCGGACGAGATCCGCCAGCACGCCGCGCTGCGCACCGACGTCGTGGTGATCAACCCGACTCCCGAGGCGGGCATGTTGTCGTCGGTGCGCCACGGCGTCCGGGCGCTGCCCGAGGAGGTCGACGCGTTCCTGCTCTGGCCGGTGGACCATCCCACCGTCATGCCGGACACGGTCCGCAAGCTCGTCGCCGCATTCCGCGAGGGAGGGGCGCCGATCGTCGTTCCCGTACACGCCGGCCGTCGCGGTCATCCGGTCCTGTTCGCCGCGCGCCTCAAGGACGAGCTGCTTCGCGCCCCGGACTCCGTCGGCGCCCGCGCGGTCGTCGTCGCGCACGAGGACGGCCTGCGCGCCGTCGAAGTGCACGACCCGGGCGTGCTGGCCGACGTGGACACCCCCGAGGCGTATGCGCGGATCGTGGGAAAGCCGCTACCCTGA
- the argC gene encoding N-acetyl-gamma-glutamyl-phosphate reductase, whose translation MPGRDLRVAVVGAAGYVGGETLRLLHQHPRVATIAAVSRSQPGKRLAEVHPALAHVPEGVFVERVDAADVVFFALGHGESTKEVPELLAGSDPVVVDLAQDFRLDPAWVYALCDPPGLALPGARRIAAPGCFATATQLAVYPLVGNLAEIPACYAITGSSGSGASPRRTTHHPVRAHNLFAYGLEGHRHEAEIAAQMSRWAGRPSSCVLLPHSGPFVRGIHATVRARVAEPLADPLARYREAYAGRPFVRVTDAPPELSAVVGTNFAHVHAVARDGGREVIVTCVIDNLVKGAAGQAIQAMNLALGFPETEGLGFPGTYPC comes from the coding sequence ATGCCCGGGCGTGACCTGCGGGTCGCCGTGGTCGGCGCGGCGGGGTACGTCGGCGGCGAGACCCTGCGCCTGCTCCACCAGCATCCGCGCGTCGCGACGATCGCCGCCGTCTCGCGCTCGCAGCCGGGGAAACGGCTGGCCGAGGTGCACCCCGCCCTCGCGCACGTCCCCGAGGGGGTCTTCGTCGAGCGCGTCGACGCGGCCGACGTCGTCTTCTTCGCGCTCGGTCACGGCGAGTCGACGAAGGAGGTCCCCGAGCTGCTCGCGGGATCCGATCCCGTCGTCGTCGATCTCGCGCAGGATTTCCGACTCGATCCCGCGTGGGTCTACGCCTTGTGCGATCCGCCGGGGCTCGCGCTTCCCGGGGCGCGCCGGATCGCCGCGCCCGGGTGTTTCGCCACCGCGACCCAGCTCGCCGTCTATCCCCTCGTCGGGAACCTCGCCGAGATCCCGGCCTGCTACGCGATCACGGGGTCCTCGGGATCGGGGGCGTCGCCCAGGCGCACGACGCACCATCCCGTGCGCGCGCACAACCTCTTCGCCTACGGCCTCGAGGGTCACCGTCACGAGGCCGAGATCGCCGCGCAGATGTCCCGCTGGGCGGGCCGGCCCTCCTCCTGCGTGCTCCTCCCCCACTCGGGGCCGTTCGTGCGCGGGATCCACGCGACCGTGCGGGCGCGCGTCGCCGAGCCGCTCGCCGATCCCCTCGCCCGCTACCGCGAGGCCTACGCGGGACGGCCGTTCGTGCGCGTGACCGACGCGCCGCCGGAGCTGTCCGCGGTCGTCGGGACGAACTTCGCCCACGTCCACGCGGTCGCGCGCGACGGGGGGCGCGAGGTGATCGTGACGTGCGTGATCGACAACCTCGTGAAGGGGGCCGCCGGCCAGGCGATCCAGGCGATGAACCTCGCGCTGGGCTTTCCGGAGACCGAGGGGCTCGGTTTCCCCGGGACGTACCCGTGCTGA
- a CDS encoding M20/M25/M40 family metallo-hydrolase, giving the protein MSTSSPDPAPLLVDLVRTPSVSGEEGAVAERLAGWGRGLGLRTTLDDAGVRLEAEGSAPGPTLWLASHLDTVPPGEGWGIDPFEGRIEGGVLRGRGASDAKGCVAAMASAVATVGRPARGRLVAVFTFGEETARTTMPAAVERLGRPDAAIVGEPTSLRPCIAQRGLLILRLRWRGRAAHAGWSSMLAGAAENAIHKAAAEIARVAALRFGREHDVLGFTSLNVTRLSAGTASNVVPDLCEATLDVRTTPAYSPDEIVERVRAEVSGEVEVVSRRFLPCETPEGSRLLPLVLDAAPDAAPFVSPTASDWVFLRDVDAVKLGPGDSTLSHTVDEQISLDEVVRARDLYAAIAARYLA; this is encoded by the coding sequence GTGAGCACGAGCTCTCCTGATCCCGCGCCGCTGCTGGTCGACCTCGTCCGGACGCCGAGCGTCTCGGGGGAGGAGGGGGCGGTCGCCGAGCGCCTCGCGGGGTGGGGGCGCGGGCTCGGCCTGAGGACGACCCTCGACGACGCGGGGGTGCGCCTCGAGGCCGAGGGGAGCGCCCCCGGCCCGACGTTGTGGCTCGCCTCCCACCTCGACACCGTCCCGCCCGGCGAGGGATGGGGGATCGACCCGTTCGAGGGACGGATCGAGGGCGGCGTCCTGCGCGGCCGCGGGGCCTCCGACGCGAAAGGCTGCGTGGCCGCGATGGCCTCGGCGGTTGCAACCGTCGGGAGGCCCGCGCGCGGCCGGCTCGTCGCCGTCTTCACCTTCGGGGAGGAGACGGCCCGAACGACGATGCCCGCCGCCGTCGAGCGTCTCGGCCGCCCCGATGCCGCGATCGTGGGCGAGCCCACCTCGCTGCGCCCGTGCATCGCGCAACGAGGGCTTCTGATCCTGCGGCTGCGCTGGCGCGGACGCGCGGCGCACGCCGGCTGGTCCTCGATGCTCGCCGGCGCCGCCGAGAACGCCATCCACAAGGCCGCCGCCGAGATCGCGCGGGTCGCGGCGCTGCGATTCGGGCGCGAGCACGACGTCCTCGGCTTCACCTCGCTCAACGTGACGCGTCTTTCGGCGGGCACCGCCTCCAACGTCGTCCCCGACCTGTGCGAGGCGACCCTCGACGTCCGCACGACGCCCGCCTACTCTCCGGACGAGATCGTCGAGCGGGTGCGAGCCGAGGTCTCCGGCGAGGTCGAGGTCGTCAGCCGGCGGTTTCTCCCCTGCGAGACCCCCGAGGGCTCCCGCCTGCTTCCGCTCGTCCTCGACGCCGCTCCCGACGCCGCGCCGTTCGTCTCCCCCACCGCCTCCGACTGGGTCTTCCTTCGCGACGTCGACGCGGTGAAGCTCGGGCCCGGCGACTCGACCCTCTCGCACACCGTGGACGAGCAGATCTCCCTCGACGAGGTCGTCCGCGCCCGCGACCTCTACGCCGCGATCGCCGCGAGGTACCTCGCATGA
- a CDS encoding N-acetylornithine carbamoyltransferase, with protein sequence MLRHFLAGDDWSDREVVSLLDEAIALKAAPRTRAVCDGKILAAVFFDPSLRTRTSMEVAMAREGGRCVVLEPGRGSWPIETRRGVVMDGENVEHLIDAARVLGRYADALAVRSFPKEATWAEARQDAVLHGFAEHAGVPVINLESARRHPCQGLADAMTIRERLGRDAREKKFVLMWAWHPKPLPVAVPNSAALAGAVLGMNVTIAHPPGYNLDPEDLAAVGEVASRNGGRVEVTHDLDAAVEGADVVYAKSWGALSAFGDREAEATLRSGKRSWIADERRMGATRGGNGIFLHCLPVRRGVEASHGVLDGPWSAVVDEAENRLHAQRALLRRILGENA encoded by the coding sequence GTGCTGAGGCATTTCCTCGCCGGCGATGACTGGAGCGACCGGGAGGTCGTCTCGCTCCTCGACGAGGCGATCGCCCTCAAGGCGGCACCGAGGACGAGGGCGGTCTGCGACGGGAAGATCCTCGCCGCCGTCTTCTTCGACCCGTCGCTGCGGACGCGGACCTCGATGGAGGTCGCGATGGCGCGCGAGGGAGGACGCTGCGTCGTCCTCGAGCCCGGGAGGGGGTCGTGGCCGATCGAGACGCGCCGCGGCGTCGTCATGGACGGCGAGAACGTCGAGCACCTGATCGACGCCGCGCGGGTTCTCGGCCGGTACGCCGACGCCCTCGCGGTCCGTTCGTTCCCGAAGGAGGCGACCTGGGCGGAGGCGCGGCAGGACGCCGTCCTCCACGGCTTCGCCGAGCACGCGGGGGTCCCGGTGATCAACCTCGAGTCGGCGCGCCGCCATCCCTGCCAGGGGCTCGCCGACGCGATGACCATCCGTGAGCGCCTCGGTCGCGACGCGAGGGAGAAGAAATTCGTCCTGATGTGGGCGTGGCACCCGAAACCGCTTCCGGTCGCGGTTCCCAACTCGGCGGCTCTCGCGGGGGCGGTGCTCGGGATGAACGTCACGATCGCACACCCTCCGGGGTACAACCTCGACCCGGAGGACCTCGCCGCCGTCGGGGAGGTCGCGTCGCGCAACGGCGGCCGCGTCGAGGTGACCCACGATCTCGACGCCGCGGTCGAAGGCGCCGACGTCGTCTACGCGAAGAGCTGGGGGGCGTTGTCGGCCTTCGGCGACCGCGAGGCCGAGGCGACCCTGCGCTCCGGGAAACGCTCCTGGATCGCCGACGAGAGGCGCATGGGGGCGACGCGCGGCGGGAACGGGATCTTCCTGCACTGCCTTCCGGTCCGTCGCGGGGTCGAGGCCTCGCACGGCGTGCTCGACGGTCCCTGGTCCGCCGTCGTGGACGAGGCGGAGAACCGGCTTCACGCGCAGCGCGCCCTGCTGCGCCGCATCCTGGGAGAGAACGCATGA
- the argB gene encoding acetylglutamate kinase, translating into MTETVRGLKNALTYTRMYRDQVFVVKLGGEILANARALDQVAVQAALLESLSIRIVLVHGGGPQASALSRRLGHEPEMVAGRRVTTPEQLEIAKMVYGGSLNLDVLSALQRHGVRGVGLSGVDGGLLTARRRPPVEVRLDSGETRTVDYGHVGDIEKVDARLIETLLDQRYVPVVASLAAGPDGAPLNVNADTIAEAFASHLKAKKLIFLTGAPGLLRDVNDPDSLIPFADVEDLAPLLASGAITGGMRPKVEACLRAVRNGVRRTHIVDGRAPDALLVEVFTGAGSGTMIVDRREMTDYREHELS; encoded by the coding sequence ATGACCGAGACGGTGCGAGGACTGAAAAACGCCCTGACTTACACGCGGATGTACCGCGACCAGGTCTTCGTCGTGAAGCTCGGAGGGGAGATCCTCGCGAACGCGCGGGCCCTCGACCAGGTCGCCGTGCAGGCGGCCCTGCTCGAATCGCTGTCGATCCGGATCGTGCTCGTCCACGGCGGCGGCCCGCAGGCCTCGGCCCTCTCGCGCCGTCTCGGACACGAGCCCGAGATGGTCGCCGGCCGGCGCGTGACGACCCCCGAGCAGCTCGAGATCGCCAAGATGGTCTACGGCGGATCGCTCAACCTCGACGTCCTCTCGGCGCTGCAGCGGCACGGCGTGCGCGGCGTCGGGCTGTCGGGAGTCGATGGGGGGCTTCTCACCGCCAGGCGCCGCCCGCCCGTCGAGGTCCGCCTCGACTCCGGCGAGACGCGCACGGTCGACTACGGCCACGTCGGCGACATCGAGAAGGTCGACGCGCGCCTGATCGAGACCCTGCTCGACCAGCGCTACGTTCCCGTCGTCGCCTCCCTCGCCGCGGGCCCCGACGGCGCCCCGCTCAACGTCAACGCCGACACGATCGCCGAGGCGTTCGCCTCGCACCTGAAGGCCAAGAAGCTGATCTTCCTGACCGGCGCCCCGGGACTCCTGCGCGACGTGAACGACCCCGACTCCCTGATCCCGTTCGCCGACGTCGAGGACCTCGCGCCTCTGCTCGCCTCGGGGGCGATCACCGGCGGGATGCGCCCGAAGGTCGAGGCTTGCCTGCGCGCGGTCCGGAACGGCGTCCGCCGGACGCACATCGTCGACGGACGCGCCCCCGACGCGCTGCTGGTCGAGGTCTTCACCGGCGCGGGTTCCGGGACCATGATCGTCGATCGCAGGGAGATGACGGACTACCGTGAGCACGAGCTCTCCTGA